A window from Chryseobacterium vaccae encodes these proteins:
- a CDS encoding signal peptidase, which yields MKTINKLVSALFIFAVLLVRAADPNDMPVPGGDGTGTVGPGKPASPIDMYIYVLSIVAILFIVYYTKKYKSVKA from the coding sequence ATGAAAACTATAAATAAACTAGTATCAGCTCTTTTTATATTCGCAGTATTACTGGTCAGGGCAGCAGATCCTAATGATATGCCAGTGCCGGGTGGAGACGGAACAGGAACGGTAGGTCCTGGAAAACCGGCATCTCCTATCGATATGTACATTTATGTACTGTCAATAGTAGCTATCCTCTTCATTGTTTATTACACTAAAAAATATAAAAGCGTAAAAGCCTAA
- a CDS encoding DUF2182 domain-containing protein, with the protein MKISVRDGNYITAVILITSIIFWIILLVNPGGIMGIKHCHMTADGASNVSLQMMLQMNPFSEMMTGWILMVLAMMLPKLISPVQYIYARSLKRRRFWLSLLFVLSYTMVWTVMGVVMNAVILGFNLLLPGGSYIPALIVGIVALIWQFSPVKQMCLNRGHDHISIAALGWAADRDVLKFGIMHGIWCIGSGWALMLFPMILPEGHNLAMILVTVIMISEHMEHPRYPRWNFDFRLKLIRIMVARIKINCKRKEEIQHQVHFDMTEKFL; encoded by the coding sequence ATGAAAATCTCAGTAAGAGATGGCAACTATATCACGGCTGTCATTCTCATCACAAGTATCATATTCTGGATTATATTGCTGGTGAATCCGGGTGGAATTATGGGGATAAAACATTGCCACATGACGGCAGACGGCGCATCAAATGTTTCTCTGCAGATGATGCTTCAGATGAATCCTTTTTCAGAGATGATGACAGGCTGGATTCTTATGGTATTGGCGATGATGCTTCCAAAGCTGATCTCACCGGTTCAGTATATTTATGCAAGAAGCCTTAAAAGACGTCGCTTCTGGCTAAGCTTACTCTTTGTATTAAGTTATACAATGGTCTGGACGGTTATGGGAGTAGTAATGAATGCTGTTATCCTCGGATTTAATCTGTTATTGCCCGGAGGCTCATATATTCCGGCTCTTATCGTAGGAATTGTAGCTTTGATCTGGCAATTTTCACCAGTGAAGCAAATGTGCTTGAACCGCGGACATGATCACATCTCGATTGCTGCTTTGGGATGGGCTGCAGATCGGGATGTCTTGAAATTTGGAATAATGCACGGAATATGGTGTATCGGTTCTGGATGGGCCTTAATGCTGTTCCCGATGATCCTGCCGGAAGGACATAATCTGGCGATGATTCTGGTAACGGTTATTATGATCAGTGAACATATGGAGCATCCAAGATATCCGCGCTGGAATTTTGATTTCCGTCTGAAGCTCATCCGGATCATGGTGGCCAGAATAAAAATCAATTGTAAAAGAAAAGAAGAAATTCAACATCAGGTTCACTTTGATATGACTGAAAAATTTCTTTAA
- a CDS encoding peptidase domain-containing ABC transporter, producing the protein MKKFPFYKQPDAKDCGPTCLRIISKYYGKSISLQQIRTLSETTREGSSLLGLSDAAENLGFRSLGVQIDFNTLTEEVPFPCIVHWNKNHFVVVYKIDKNNKVYISDPSYGLITYTREEFIKLWIGENANENTEEGIVLILETTPAFFQTEFDSEESKASFSFLSKYLLKYKSLVIQLAVGLLAGSLLSLIFPFLTQSIVDVGIQNQDLNFIYVVLLAQIMLFLGRMGIEVIRSWILLHLSARINISIISDFFIKLMRLPISFFDTRMTGDIMQRINDHHRIEQLLTSSSLNTLFSLVNLIIFSIVLLFYDYRLFIVYLVGAVLYVGWISFFLKKRKELDYKRFSQVSQEQSKVIELINGMQEIKMHNAEKQKRWDWEFLQVKLFKIRIQSLSLEQWQSVGGNFINQMKDILVSFLSAKLVLSGNLTLGMMLSVQYIIGQLNSPLLQLIDFIKQTQDAKISLERLGEIHDKEDEEDKDEQYATEVPQKDIEISNMSFRYIGSDVPVFENLDLSIPYQKTTAIVGASGSGKTTLLKLLMKFYEPSEGDIKIGNTKLKNVSPRFWRDHCGVVMQEGYVFNDTIANNIAVGEDHIDKQKLRRAVEIANIKEFIEGLPLSYNTKIGNEGVGVSGGQKQRLFIARAVYKSPEYIFFDEATSALDANNEKIIMENLEQFFKGKTAIVIAHRLSTVKHADKIIVLDKGKVVEEGSHSELVALKGEYYRLVKNQLELGN; encoded by the coding sequence TTGAAGAAATTTCCTTTTTATAAACAGCCTGACGCTAAAGACTGCGGGCCCACCTGCCTTAGAATAATAAGTAAATATTATGGCAAAAGCATCTCGCTTCAGCAGATCCGTACACTTTCTGAAACTACCCGTGAAGGGAGCAGCCTCTTAGGGCTCAGTGATGCAGCAGAAAATCTGGGATTCCGGTCACTTGGGGTTCAGATTGATTTCAATACCCTTACAGAAGAAGTTCCATTCCCATGCATTGTACACTGGAACAAAAATCACTTCGTTGTTGTTTATAAGATTGACAAAAACAATAAAGTCTATATTTCAGATCCCAGTTATGGACTGATTACCTATACCAGAGAAGAATTCATCAAACTATGGATAGGAGAAAATGCCAATGAAAATACAGAAGAGGGTATTGTCCTGATTCTGGAAACAACACCGGCTTTTTTCCAGACCGAATTCGATTCAGAAGAAAGCAAGGCAAGCTTCTCTTTTCTGTCCAAATATCTTTTAAAGTACAAATCACTTGTTATCCAGCTTGCAGTAGGACTTTTAGCAGGAAGTTTACTTTCCCTTATTTTCCCATTCCTTACCCAGAGTATTGTAGATGTGGGGATACAAAATCAGGATCTTAACTTCATTTATGTTGTACTTCTTGCACAGATCATGCTGTTTCTGGGAAGAATGGGAATTGAAGTTATCCGAAGCTGGATCTTGCTTCACTTATCCGCCAGAATCAATATCTCTATCATTTCAGATTTCTTTATTAAACTGATGAGACTTCCTATCAGCTTTTTCGATACGAGAATGACAGGAGATATCATGCAGAGAATTAATGACCATCACAGAATTGAACAGCTTCTGACCAGTTCGTCTTTAAATACATTGTTCTCATTGGTCAACCTTATTATTTTCAGTATTGTTCTATTGTTTTATGACTATAGACTATTTATCGTTTATCTGGTAGGAGCCGTATTGTATGTTGGATGGATCAGCTTTTTCCTTAAAAAGAGAAAAGAATTAGACTATAAAAGATTCTCTCAGGTTTCTCAGGAACAGAGTAAAGTCATTGAACTGATCAACGGGATGCAGGAAATTAAAATGCATAATGCTGAAAAACAGAAACGCTGGGACTGGGAATTCCTTCAGGTAAAACTATTTAAAATAAGAATTCAGTCACTTTCATTAGAGCAATGGCAGTCTGTAGGAGGAAATTTCATTAACCAGATGAAAGATATCCTGGTAAGTTTTCTTTCTGCAAAACTTGTTCTGAGCGGTAATCTTACTTTGGGGATGATGCTTTCTGTACAGTATATTATTGGGCAGCTTAACAGCCCACTGCTTCAGCTTATTGACTTTATCAAACAAACTCAGGATGCTAAAATTTCTCTTGAAAGGCTTGGTGAAATTCATGATAAAGAAGATGAAGAAGACAAGGATGAGCAATATGCTACAGAAGTACCGCAAAAAGACATTGAGATCAGCAATATGTCATTCAGATACATCGGGTCTGATGTTCCGGTATTTGAAAATCTGGATCTTAGCATTCCTTATCAGAAAACCACCGCTATTGTAGGAGCAAGCGGAAGCGGAAAAACGACGCTCTTAAAGCTGCTCATGAAGTTTTATGAGCCTTCTGAAGGAGATATTAAAATAGGGAATACAAAATTGAAAAACGTATCTCCAAGATTCTGGAGAGATCATTGTGGGGTTGTAATGCAGGAAGGGTATGTTTTCAATGATACGATTGCCAACAATATTGCTGTTGGCGAAGATCATATCGACAAGCAAAAATTAAGACGTGCCGTAGAAATTGCTAATATTAAAGAGTTTATTGAAGGACTACCTTTAAGCTACAATACAAAAATCGGAAATGAAGGCGTGGGAGTAAGCGGTGGACAAAAACAAAGGCTTTTCATTGCCAGAGCAGTTTATAAATCTCCGGAATATATCTTTTTCGATGAGGCTACTTCTGCCTTAGATGCCAATAATGAAAAGATCATTATGGAAAATCTGGAACAATTCTTTAAAGGAAAAACAGCCATTGTCATAGCTCACAGGTTATCTACCGTAAAACATGCCGACAAGATCATTGTTCTGGATAAAGGAAAGGTAGTGGAAGAAGGCAGCCACAGTGAACTTGTTGCTTTAAAAGGTGAATATTACAGACTGGTGAAGAATCAGCTGGAATTGGGGAATTAA
- a CDS encoding bacteriocin-like protein, translating to MIRSNQFTELKTTTNTKKTIVKNLKKLSRENLKTLKGGITEECARIQAVSVCYPIGGCPLDEICVRVCNKVCIL from the coding sequence ATGATCCGATCTAATCAATTTACTGAATTAAAAACAACAACCAATACAAAAAAGACTATTGTGAAAAATTTAAAAAAACTTTCAAGGGAAAACCTAAAGACTCTTAAGGGGGGAATTACTGAAGAATGTGCCCGTATCCAGGCTGTATCAGTATGCTATCCTATCGGCGGATGCCCTTTAGATGAAATTTGTGTACGGGTATGCAATAAGGTATGCATTCTGTAA
- a CDS encoding tyrosinase family protein — protein MAKFLRKNAWEKGGTFDNPDLFWYAKGVGALQSRLLSDENSWWFFAAIHGEQIGGKKFPNWNVLTGVPKVPTSPLPSPDVIKKFWNQCQHQSWYFTPWHRGYLIALEEQVRQAVISLGGPADWALPYWNYLGPGDQYKIPPAFMQETMPDGSANPLYVTARYGPKSDGNVYVPIPPISEVCQGNTIYTGSNTSTPHPGYGGPKTKFSHDGNVSGNLESNPHNLVHVKVGGQDGWMSDPDSAGLDPIFYLHHCNIDRMWAAWNTSNDNPTDPDWLNGPAASGEREFIMPVPGNDKGWVYTPAEMSNLETLDYSYDDLSLTTAPLPQKTLAQRLNKLGAQPVENLEEKNMDLGRNSELVGANAGQVQLDGSGTKTSVKLEGSSWKNVSGSLMKASVNNLPDQVYLQLENVKGTADSNVLSVSVNHQLAGYVSLFGLRNASDKDGHNGGNGLTFILNITEIIDNLFVSNNLDVNSLEVAILPDNAIPNDETITVGRVSIYREQQKL, from the coding sequence ATGGCTAAATTCTTAAGAAAAAATGCATGGGAGAAAGGAGGCACTTTTGATAACCCTGATCTTTTTTGGTATGCAAAGGGAGTAGGAGCTTTGCAATCAAGACTTCTGAGTGATGAAAACAGCTGGTGGTTCTTTGCCGCTATTCATGGTGAACAGATTGGAGGAAAGAAATTTCCTAACTGGAATGTACTTACCGGTGTTCCGAAAGTTCCTACAAGCCCGCTTCCTTCCCCGGATGTTATTAAGAAATTCTGGAATCAATGTCAGCATCAAAGCTGGTATTTTACACCATGGCATCGTGGTTACCTTATCGCTTTGGAAGAACAGGTTCGTCAGGCGGTCATCAGTTTAGGAGGACCGGCAGACTGGGCACTTCCTTATTGGAATTATTTAGGTCCCGGAGATCAATATAAAATTCCACCTGCCTTTATGCAGGAGACAATGCCTGATGGTAGTGCCAATCCTTTGTATGTAACCGCGAGATATGGACCTAAAAGTGACGGAAATGTATATGTACCCATCCCACCCATCTCAGAGGTATGCCAGGGAAATACTATTTATACAGGAAGCAATACTTCAACGCCACATCCTGGATATGGAGGGCCAAAAACGAAATTTTCACATGACGGTAATGTGAGCGGAAATTTAGAAAGCAATCCGCACAATCTGGTGCACGTAAAGGTTGGAGGCCAGGATGGCTGGATGTCAGATCCTGATTCTGCCGGGCTGGATCCTATTTTTTATCTGCACCATTGCAATATAGACAGAATGTGGGCGGCATGGAATACAAGCAATGATAATCCTACGGATCCGGATTGGTTAAACGGGCCTGCAGCATCGGGGGAAAGAGAGTTTATCATGCCTGTACCGGGTAATGATAAAGGCTGGGTATACACTCCTGCAGAAATGAGTAACTTAGAGACACTGGATTACAGCTATGATGACCTTTCACTGACCACGGCTCCGCTGCCTCAGAAGACACTTGCTCAGAGATTAAATAAATTAGGTGCACAGCCTGTTGAAAATCTGGAAGAAAAAAATATGGATTTAGGACGTAACTCAGAGCTTGTTGGTGCCAATGCAGGACAAGTTCAATTAGACGGATCAGGAACAAAAACCAGTGTAAAGCTGGAAGGAAGCTCCTGGAAAAACGTATCCGGAAGTCTGATGAAAGCTTCGGTAAACAATTTGCCGGATCAGGTTTATCTTCAGCTGGAGAATGTGAAAGGAACCGCTGATTCCAATGTTTTAAGTGTTTCGGTAAATCATCAGCTGGCAGGCTACGTTTCTCTTTTCGGGTTACGTAACGCTTCTGACAAAGACGGGCATAATGGAGGTAATGGACTTACTTTTATCCTGAATATTACAGAGATCATTGACAACCTGTTTGTGAGTAATAATCTTGATGTAAATTCTCTGGAAGTAGCTATTCTGCCTGATAACGCAATTCCAAATGACGAAACCATTACGGTAGGACGGGTGAGCATCTACCGTGAACAACAGAAATTATGA
- a CDS encoding TlpA family protein disulfide reductase: MKKIYIVSAVLAAFSLQAQFTVTIQAPADFKDQDAILYTLNGSKDVIVTKEQNKNNTWTFKNPNHYMGMMKVYFPGSNNTVSFISENKNVNIKLDVQNNKIKDVAYLDEVNDLMSKQQEGSQKKEMILPALAQIKEYYKDNTDFGKALKTEISRLSGNAAPIDAAKHPFISFYNTNYSKFLSNSSDPSKKVSQDDIINFLDKSNDMLESSSLLRPVLVAYLNAGGNTNVPASVDKVLDRLKVETPRGQAVLSELIDIFDAYEMDEFKNKYLSLAKNLKCTITDRLASTLKSNANVEIGAVFPNYKFQSPVNTTAKSLQDVKADKKIVIFWSSTCSHCETELPKLLEKYNDLKAKNIQIVGLSLDTDKNSYTNRIAAFPWINDSELRGWNSSYTETYNVHATPTYFILDANNKIISKPDHVGDVLEYFKVK, encoded by the coding sequence ATGAAAAAGATTTATATAGTATCTGCAGTATTAGCTGCATTTTCTTTACAGGCTCAGTTTACTGTAACCATTCAGGCGCCTGCAGATTTTAAAGATCAGGATGCCATTCTATATACACTCAACGGCTCAAAGGACGTTATTGTTACCAAAGAGCAAAATAAGAACAATACATGGACTTTCAAGAATCCTAATCATTACATGGGAATGATGAAGGTGTATTTTCCGGGCTCCAATAATACGGTGAGTTTTATTTCCGAAAATAAGAATGTCAATATTAAGCTGGATGTTCAGAACAATAAAATTAAAGATGTAGCTTATCTGGATGAAGTTAATGATCTGATGAGCAAACAGCAGGAAGGTTCTCAGAAAAAGGAAATGATTCTTCCGGCTTTGGCACAGATCAAAGAATATTATAAAGATAACACAGATTTCGGAAAAGCTCTCAAAACAGAAATTAGCAGACTTTCAGGTAATGCCGCCCCTATAGATGCAGCGAAACACCCGTTTATTTCTTTCTATAATACCAACTACAGTAAGTTTCTGTCTAATTCCTCAGATCCTTCTAAAAAGGTTTCTCAGGACGATATTATCAACTTCCTGGACAAGTCCAATGATATGCTTGAATCTTCATCCTTATTAAGACCAGTTTTAGTAGCTTATCTTAATGCTGGTGGCAATACTAATGTACCAGCTTCTGTAGATAAGGTGTTAGACCGCTTAAAAGTAGAAACTCCAAGAGGGCAGGCTGTTCTGTCTGAGCTTATTGATATTTTCGATGCTTACGAAATGGATGAGTTTAAAAACAAGTACCTTAGCCTGGCTAAAAATCTTAAATGTACAATCACCGATAGATTAGCTTCTACGTTAAAATCTAATGCTAATGTAGAAATAGGGGCTGTATTTCCTAATTATAAATTCCAGTCACCTGTGAATACCACAGCAAAGTCACTTCAGGATGTAAAAGCAGATAAGAAAATTGTAATTTTCTGGTCGTCTACGTGTTCTCACTGTGAAACTGAGCTGCCTAAGCTTCTGGAGAAATACAATGATCTGAAAGCGAAAAATATCCAGATTGTAGGTCTGTCTTTAGATACAGATAAAAATTCCTACACCAACAGAATTGCTGCATTTCCATGGATCAATGATTCTGAACTGAGAGGTTGGAACAGCAGTTATACCGAAACCTATAATGTTCACGCAACACCTACGTATTTTATTTTAGATGCTAACAATAAGATAATCAGCAAACCAGACCATGTAGGCGATGTTTTGGAATATTTTAAGGTAAAATAA
- a CDS encoding bacteriocin-like protein: MKNLKKVSRENLKMIIGGDSTPISDGLGGWRCSSSFEIVCYKGCTPMCMSFTKCMISFCHDPI, encoded by the coding sequence ATGAAAAATTTAAAGAAAGTATCCCGCGAAAACCTGAAAATGATCATTGGTGGAGACAGTACCCCTATAAGTGATGGTCTGGGTGGATGGCGTTGTTCAAGCAGTTTTGAAATAGTATGCTATAAAGGCTGTACGCCAATGTGCATGAGTTTTACTAAATGTATGATTTCATTCTGCCATGATCCGATCTAA
- a CDS encoding T9SS type A sorting domain-containing protein, producing the protein MRKSLFAIGLLAVSYSVQAQNVLCHVDTNANMYVSEGTLVYSGGGVQTKGNGLLDVHGNVMIVGAAGDALKTITGTGSDKTDGGNIVLRLNNSGSYDTSTYGQLYINGLNQGDITGIVSKEFRSKKHGNGSYYQQLAMPFFGKTLSSLSSEFGKVFNTARYSKNEILKLNNINNVAETLTNLAATTSDATGYYMLGSNNNNLDTSTPPASMATIAPTPTGSVYTLNGRPNATLANATLQNGGSIDFGAGGNNLNPYGEKYNTHIQDQFEFSTGAWVSSTYGKNIYQFGNPFLTNLDLSRIGYVENGGVTDGNNISNIWGVRYDPGTVVATPAGNAYSMGAQIQTYNASGIPAGDVGLIIKPMQAFVLKLRNNNPQTLNFNTLRRFSSTTRAAGTDYNVTAAKNVTSGTLKQLGVIGLDANGYEVSRAYYVVSNTATTGFQSSIATTVQATNTSANLIGTFEELPTGGYDPNYNAKYWLYINEANENNFLGKDVLLWNYDYDKPNRKIVSYKFEIRENAELVPAGTHQLSSGEGFYYKASNGTVQQAKQGDIVSLSSKSYNLYYGEPNKGSLGARDTEATQSRTMVVYNPDITNYIVRFDPDWKKADIEVYDMSGKLVISKKAVDTSRDFVIELNSALKNSYVVKIVSDKGITVSTKILK; encoded by the coding sequence ATGAGAAAAAGTTTATTTGCTATAGGTCTTTTAGCCGTTAGCTATTCTGTTCAGGCGCAGAATGTTTTATGTCACGTAGACACTAACGCTAATATGTATGTAAGCGAAGGTACCCTGGTTTATAGCGGTGGAGGTGTTCAGACAAAAGGAAATGGTCTTTTGGATGTTCACGGTAACGTTATGATTGTAGGTGCCGCAGGAGATGCCCTAAAAACAATTACCGGCACCGGTTCAGATAAAACCGATGGTGGTAATATCGTATTAAGGCTGAATAATTCAGGCAGCTATGACACTTCTACTTACGGACAGTTGTATATCAATGGGTTAAACCAAGGCGATATTACAGGTATTGTAAGTAAAGAATTCAGAAGCAAGAAACATGGTAACGGTAGCTATTATCAACAGCTGGCAATGCCATTTTTTGGTAAAACATTGAGTTCTCTGTCCTCAGAATTCGGTAAAGTATTCAATACTGCACGATACAGTAAAAATGAAATTCTGAAGCTGAACAACATTAACAATGTTGCAGAAACACTCACCAATCTTGCAGCAACAACCAGCGATGCAACCGGTTATTATATGTTGGGATCAAACAATAATAACTTAGATACCAGTACGCCGCCAGCATCAATGGCAACCATTGCTCCAACCCCTACAGGTTCTGTTTATACCCTTAACGGACGTCCTAATGCAACACTGGCTAACGCTACCTTGCAGAATGGAGGAAGTATAGATTTCGGAGCAGGAGGTAACAACCTGAATCCATATGGTGAAAAGTATAACACCCATATTCAGGATCAGTTTGAATTTTCAACAGGAGCCTGGGTATCATCAACATATGGTAAAAATATTTATCAGTTCGGAAATCCTTTCCTAACCAATCTTGACTTATCAAGAATCGGATATGTAGAGAACGGAGGAGTTACTGACGGAAATAATATTTCCAATATCTGGGGAGTAAGATATGACCCTGGAACTGTTGTCGCTACTCCTGCGGGTAATGCATACAGTATGGGAGCTCAGATTCAGACATATAATGCTTCCGGAATTCCGGCAGGGGATGTAGGACTTATTATTAAGCCTATGCAGGCATTTGTTTTGAAACTGAGAAACAATAATCCTCAGACTTTAAATTTTAATACCCTTAGAAGATTTAGCTCCACAACCAGAGCTGCAGGTACAGACTATAACGTAACTGCTGCTAAAAACGTAACTTCAGGAACTCTGAAGCAACTTGGAGTAATTGGTCTGGATGCTAACGGATATGAAGTTTCAAGAGCGTATTATGTAGTTTCCAATACTGCCACTACAGGGTTTCAGTCTTCAATTGCTACTACCGTTCAGGCAACCAATACAAGTGCCAATCTGATCGGAACATTTGAAGAATTACCAACTGGAGGTTATGATCCGAACTACAACGCTAAATATTGGTTATACATCAATGAAGCCAATGAAAACAACTTCCTTGGAAAAGATGTTTTACTTTGGAACTATGATTACGATAAGCCAAACAGAAAAATTGTATCTTATAAATTTGAGATCAGAGAAAACGCTGAACTTGTTCCGGCTGGAACACACCAGCTTTCTTCTGGGGAAGGTTTCTATTACAAAGCTTCTAATGGTACAGTACAGCAGGCAAAACAAGGAGATATAGTTTCTTTAAGTTCTAAATCTTATAATTTATACTACGGAGAGCCAAACAAAGGTTCGCTAGGAGCGAGAGATACTGAGGCTACACAATCAAGAACAATGGTAGTTTATAATCCAGATATTACCAACTACATTGTGAGATTCGATCCGGATTGGAAAAAAGCAGATATTGAAGTTTATGATATGAGTGGTAAACTGGTTATTTCTAAAAAAGCAGTTGACACATCTAGAGATTTTGTAATTGAGCTTAACAGCGCTCTTAAAAACTCTTATGTTGTAAAAATTGTTTCAGATAAAGGAATAACCGTTAGCACTAAAATCTTAAAATAA
- a CDS encoding HlyD family secretion protein: protein MEKEILDTIELRSESVQDILTQPPHWMIRWGNTLIFIILLLILLMSYIIKYPEFVPAPIIVTSQNPPEKIEARTSSKIEKIFIKNHQEVKKNDVLMVMQSAANYKDVLELKKLVDSITPNQVLSFPIAQASRFKLGELQGDYNNFAKAFQDEELFTRLQPYAPENIAANQSLSEYRVRMATTKQQKNLEQAKYELTKKNYQRSQELFNQGVISSMELENEKIKYIQAQQNLENITISLSQMEEGISNLHKTKSGTAINTEKDKITYSSQTLQLFEQLRKSLKQWEQTYLVISSTDGMASFQQFFGENQFVKTGEPILSILPANKENLVGRMSVPTINSGKIIPGEKVLIKLDNYRFQEYGIVEGKVQNISLIPDDKGNYYVDVILPKGLKTSYNKTLVFDKELRGNAEIVTQDLRLIERFFYQIRKLLGYQS, encoded by the coding sequence ATGGAAAAGGAAATTTTAGATACTATTGAACTTCGTTCGGAAAGCGTTCAGGACATTCTTACCCAGCCGCCCCATTGGATGATACGCTGGGGAAATACGCTTATATTTATTATACTTCTGCTTATTCTTCTGATGAGCTACATCATCAAGTACCCTGAATTTGTTCCGGCTCCAATTATTGTTACTTCACAAAATCCTCCTGAAAAGATAGAGGCCCGGACCAGTTCAAAAATTGAAAAAATATTTATCAAAAACCATCAGGAAGTTAAAAAGAATGATGTTCTTATGGTGATGCAGTCTGCAGCCAACTATAAAGATGTTCTGGAATTGAAAAAACTGGTGGATTCCATTACTCCCAACCAGGTTCTGTCCTTTCCCATCGCGCAGGCATCAAGGTTTAAGCTTGGAGAGCTTCAGGGCGACTACAACAATTTTGCAAAAGCATTTCAGGATGAAGAACTTTTCACCAGACTCCAGCCTTATGCACCGGAAAATATTGCAGCCAATCAGAGTCTTTCGGAATACCGTGTAAGAATGGCAACAACGAAGCAGCAAAAGAATTTAGAACAGGCCAAATATGAACTCACAAAAAAGAATTATCAACGATCGCAGGAACTATTTAACCAGGGCGTTATTTCTTCCATGGAACTGGAAAACGAGAAAATAAAATATATTCAGGCCCAGCAGAATCTTGAAAATATTACGATTTCTCTATCACAGATGGAAGAAGGAATCTCCAACCTACATAAAACCAAAAGCGGTACTGCCATTAATACAGAAAAGGACAAGATTACTTATTCATCACAGACTTTACAGCTTTTCGAACAGCTTCGTAAGTCTTTAAAACAATGGGAACAAACCTATCTTGTAATTTCTTCGACTGACGGTATGGCCAGTTTTCAACAGTTTTTTGGTGAAAATCAGTTTGTAAAAACCGGTGAACCTATTCTTTCTATTCTTCCTGCCAATAAAGAGAATCTTGTAGGACGGATGTCTGTACCTACCATTAACTCCGGAAAAATCATTCCAGGCGAAAAAGTACTGATTAAACTGGATAATTACCGTTTTCAGGAATATGGTATTGTGGAAGGAAAAGTACAGAATATCTCTCTTATTCCGGATGACAAAGGAAATTATTACGTAGATGTAATTCTTCCAAAAGGATTAAAAACCAGCTATAACAAAACCCTCGTATTTGATAAAGAGCTCAGAGGGAATGCTGAAATTGTCACCCAGGACCTAAGACTGATTGAAAGATTCTTCTACCAGATCAGAAAATTACTGGGGTATCAGAGTTGA